A region from the Rhinoderma darwinii isolate aRhiDar2 chromosome 2, aRhiDar2.hap1, whole genome shotgun sequence genome encodes:
- the LOC142742455 gene encoding uncharacterized protein LOC142742455 — MSTDPMTHQRHVRQVLLRLRENRLYAKLEKCVFERNALPFLGYIISDQGLKMDPEKVKAVLEWLRPQSLRSIQRFLGFANFYRQLISNFSLTSPISTLTKKGMNAKVWTPEVDSAFNSLKSAFTSASILHHPDVSRQFSLEVDASSVGAGVLLFQRGSKGKTMVCGYYSKVFSSTVPVFPFLLPVSRAVQNQGPYRVGVELR, encoded by the coding sequence atccaatgactcatcagagacatgtccgtcaagttttgctgcggttaagggagaatcgcctgtacgccaagttggagaagtgtgtgtttgagagaaatgctctacccttcctgggctacatcatctcggatcaaggcctcaagatggatcctgagaaggtaaaagccgtcctggaatggctacGCCCTCaaagcttgaggtccatacagcgtttcctgggatttgccaatttctacagacagttaatttcaaacttctcactgacatctcctatctctaccctcaccaagaaaggcatgaacgccaaggtgtggactccagaggtagattccgcatttaatagcctgaagagtgccttcacgtcagcttctatcctccatcatccagatgtatctcgacagttttcgttggaggtggacgcctcctctgttggtgctggtgtactcctgttccagagaggttccaagggcaagacaatggtatgtggctattactctaaagtcTTCTCTTCCAcagtcccagtgttcccgttcctgctacctgtatcccgtgctgtccagAACCAGGGGCCGTATAGAGTTGGAGTTGAGCTGCGCTAA